The genomic region TAATCGAAGTTATAGTTGTAGACTGTCGCAACCAATATTAATTTCAATTGTAAGGTACCACGGGTCGGGTTACCCGTGGAACTCTCGCTACGATCTTTAGATTCATGTCGATTCTTAAAGATTACTTGAGTAAATTATACGCTGAACAGGCGCAATACCACGCCGTCACAGTGGGGGATTACGAATGGTTTTCCTGGACAGCGGTGTATATATCAGTGTCGGCGCATCGGTTGTGAATCCGATATAGTCGAGTGCCCGACAGGTGGCGGTTCGAGTGTGAGTGTCCGCCCACGCTGGAAATAGGGTGTGCCCTACGTGGGAATCAAACAACGAGTATCGGGCTCTTGTTACCAATACAAGTAACTCCGAGTCCGGTGACAGTGACGGTGACCGAAGCTCCTGTGGCACAACCAACACAGGGACTTCGCATCGGGTGAAGAGAGGAGTACTGGAGGCTGAGATGTGGCACTCCCTAGAGATTGCCCAGTGACCGGTCACACACCGATTCCAACGGTGGACTGGCTTGGTATTGGTATTGGGAGTCTGCAAACCCAAACTCAAACCCAAACTCAAATCCAAACCGAAAGCTGATACTCCCAACCCAGCGAGGCGGTGCGGTGCCGTGGGATTCCTCCCGCCTTTAGTCGGAGGAAGATGTCAAAGAGTATAATAGGGAATTCCCGTGTATTTTAGCGCCGAGAAAAGGTCAGTTCAGATATTGAGATTAATGTTATCACATTGAGATGGTGCGCCGGGGTTCGTATCAAGTTGCAATAGAATATACTTGATGAGAATCGATTATATCAATCTAATATGGTTTTGAGCACCAATCAACGGTGAATAGCATATACTCATGAATCCTCATGATTCCTCAACAAGCTCATCAAATTCAGGGATAAGATTATCACCATCTGAATCATCATCCGTATTATTCGCAGATTCATCACCCGATGAGATATTACTTCCAGTCTCAGAGTTTGTCTCTGGAGATTCTTCGTCATCATCCGCAATTGGATCAATACGAAGGATTTTCAACGGGATATTCTCAAGTCGTTGTCCAATCTCCTTGCGGGCAATTCGAGATGCATGTTCAGTACGTTCAACATTGAAAACCGTCATCTCGAGCTCAAGCGCCACAAGCGCTTCATCTGCAGCGACAAATGCCGGAGGAAGTTCTTCACCTGAGGGTGAGTGCCGCGAGCCCATTGAAATTTCAACGTAACTGAGATCAGGATTCAACATCTCCCCGGTCTTTGAAATGGCAATGCGTACGGCTTCATCGGTTGACTCCACATCATAAACCGGGACAGCAGCCTCGACGGCGACACTACAGTCCATATCATAATACTCTATGACCGCAGATGGCATCAAAGGTTCGCTGTATCAGCCGACGACACTTCTCCGCCACCACGAAGATAATAGAACACGTATGTCTGTGCATACCCAGCGTATTGACCACCAAGCCGGTCACGGATCGCTCGCGATGTCTGCACATATCCATCACGGTCACATGCCGGGAAATGCTCAGCAATCGCCGTTTGAATCCACGTATCAAGCGGGACCGCCTCTGTATAATCAAGTGAAAATAATAATACACAGTCTGCAACTTTGTTTCCAACTCCGACAAACTGTGTGAGATATTCACGAGCGTCTTCATATGCACGTTCAGCAGCTATAGCAGGATGTGCTTCACCGGTTGAAACCATTTCTGCTGTTCGTTGGACATATGATGCGCGATAGCCAAGACTGAGATCGCGTAACGCCGATTCTGATTGTGCTGCAAGTTGTGATGGTGTTGGAAATGCTGCGAATGACTCACCGCCAACAGTGTGTGTCGTCCCGAATGCATCAGCCATCGATAGCTGCATCTGATGAATACGTGATACTCGCATCTGCGCGGAGCAAATAAATGAAATTAGTGTCGAGAACGGTGGGTCACGGACAAGACGCAATCCATGGAAAGCATCAACAGCCGTCGTAACAAGCTCATCATCGGGAAATGAATCATATATCGACGTGAGATCGTCGTCTAAGCGGAGTAAATGCGTTAAAACCTCGACAGGATCGCCTGTAGCTTCCCATTCAAGTTGATCTTCACGCTGGCGGACCCGAATGACGATTGGGGTATCACTTATTCCGTCGATTGGTGGTGCAACCGTCTCATACCAGTTTGAACCACCACTGACCGACATTGAGTCATACATTCCGCTATCTGCTCGATTCCATAGATAAGATTGCCCACTCTCAAGTGTCGCTTGAAGATCAAATGGTCCGGCGATATCTTGAAGATCAATTGCACCTGACTCGAAGCCAGAATAATCCATTGAGGATATCCAAACGCGCAATGTGTATTGGCGTTTCGTTTGATTGTCCAAGCCCATGCACCATCTATATAATTAATTACCCCCTCCGGCATCTACCACGGTCGGAGTCCTGCACAGGCGGTGCAAGGCGACTGTCTCGGTGTAAGTTCACGCTCTCGATAATTTTTTGTGATCAGATATAATTCTAGTTAGACAATGTCGTTGCTTCTGAGAGCTAACTACAGCCCATGTGTATTCTTTACAGTGAATTCCCTGCATGCTTGGGGGGAGTCGCCACTATCTCGCCACCAACATATAGATATAGCACTTCCCCCGGCTCCCGGGTTAATCTATTCCTGACATTACTTAATCACGTACATGTTCAATTGTCAGCCCGGCAAGCCGACGTGCGAGATCGTCATCAAGTCCACTGTCAGTACACCGCCATTGCCAATTTCCGCTTGCTGTCCCGGGTTCATTAAATCGGGCATGTGAGTCAAGTCCAAGTATGTCCTGTAGTGTTGTAAATCCAATTTGAGCATCTGAACGCCACACAGCATCGATAATTGACCAATTAATCTCTGAGCCATCAACTCCAAGATTATAATGTAAGCAATCGCGCTGTGAGTGTGAAAGTGAGTCATAATATCCAACGATTGTATTAGTATCGTGGGTTGATGAATATGCGACGCTTTGAGCGGGATAATGCATCGGTTGATACATATTCCCTTCGTGACACCAATCAGCATAATGAGGAACTCGCATTCCAGGGAAATTGAAATGTTCTCGAAGATCGTGGAGCGCTTGATCAATAAATCCAAGATCTTCAACAACAAACGGGAGTGATCCAATGTGTTCACGAATGGTCTCAAAGAAATCATAGCCAGGAACCGATTGCCATTCACCTGCAGCAGGAGTGTCGGCATCGACAGGAATTGCATAATATGCATCAAACCCCTTGAAATGGTCAATGCGGGTTATATCGACGAGTGTAAAGAGTCGGTCAAGTCGATGAAGCCACCAATTATATTCCGTCTCACGAAGATGTTCCCAGTCATAAACTGGATTTCCCCACCGTTGACCATCATCGCCGTCACTTGGGGGGACACCAGCGACGACCGCTGGCTCATTATCTTTTGTTAGTTGGAATACATCAGGAGTCGCCCAAACATCTGCACTGTCAAGAGCAACATAGATTGGGAGATCACCGACGAGTGTAATATCGCGGTCAGTGGCTGCCGCCTGAAGTGACTGCCACTGTTGATCGAATATAAATTGTATGATGAGATGATATATAACCTCTGAATCTAATGATTCATACTGATCGCTGAGTGCGTCTGGGTCTCGATGCCGGATTGACTCCGGCCAGTCTGTCCATGCGCCATCATACGAGGTTCGAAGTGCCATAAACAGCGCATAATCGGTGAGCCAATGACTCTCTCGATGATAAAATGGTTTGAATGCTGTGGCATCGATGCTTGTTTGATTATGAGTGGATATATTTTGGCTCGGATCGACAGAATCACCGAGCGTGACAGTGACATCAACTGCTATGTCATCATTGACACCAGAACTGGCAGTAGTATCAGTATCAGCATGAATGTTAATCCCGCCAACGGACTCCTGGAATCGTTTTGCAGCGATTCGAAGGCGGTCATGTTTGTATTCACGTACTGCGTCATACGCAACTTCGTGCGGTGAAAAGTCTGGGACCGGTTTGAGATCCTCGCTTGTGAGATATCCATCAGCAACGAGATCGTCTAAGCTAATTATCAATGGATTCCCTGCGAATGCAGAGTATGACTGGTATGGAGAGTCATCATGAATACCGGCTGTTGGACCGAGTGGGCAGAATTGCCACACCGACTGATTAGCTGTTTCAAGCCACTCAAGAAAGTTTCGTGCACCTGGACCGAGATCACCAATCCCATGTGGACCAGGGAGTGCAGTGATGTGAGCGAAAACGCCTGCCTGTCGATCAAACTGCATACTGAAGCCATCGGCGTCGGCAATTAATCACTGTTGTTCTGTATATCACGGAGAACCAAGGAGGAACCCTTGCGTTCAGCGCGGAGAGGATGTGACTAAAGACAGGTATACCGCAGCATACAGACGTAATACGACAATCAAGAATTAGATTCCAACGTGGGCTTGTGTTAGATCTATTTTGAGTAGTCATTCGATGAGACTACTGACCCTGTTGCTTTCACTACTCGAAATTACTCCGTGATTCCACCAGAGAAGATAGCAAAAGATATGCTCTATCGAAATATAAATATTAAATGTATTATAATCAATAGGTTATTCAATCAATTGATTTGCCACTCAAAAACACTTATTCGTGACCTCATATTTCTAATCGATATGAATGATATCACGGTCACGCTTCCCGATGGTTCCGAATTATCTGTACCAGCAGATGCAACCGTCGAGGATGTGGCCTATGAGATTGGCCCTGGACTGGGACGCGATACGATTGCTGGGGTAGTTGACGGCGAGCTTGTTGATGCTACTACATCTGTATATAATGATGCGCGCGTCGTCATCGTTACTGAACAAAGTGACGAATACCAGCGCGTTCTTCGACATTCCGCAGCCCATGTATTCGCACAGGCACTTCAACGAGAGTACCCAGACGCGAAATTAACTATCGGTCCACCGACTGATGATGGATTTTACTATGATATTGCGAGTGTTGATCTTGATGAAAATGATCTTGAGACGATTGAAACCGAAATGGAGGCAATTATTGATGCCGACATTCCAATCACCCAACAGTATCAATCACGAGAGGAAGCGTTCTCGAAATATGAGAATAATCCATATAAGTGTGATATTCTTGAGACAGAGGCCGCCGATGAGGATCCAGTTTCATTCTATATTCAAGATGATTTTGAGGATCTCTGTCAGGGTCCACATGTCGATTCAACAGGTGAGATTGGTGCAATTACACTATTGAATATTTCATCAGCATATTGGCGTGGTGATGAGGATAATGACACACTGACTCGAGTTTACGGAGCAGCATTCGAATCGGAATCAGAACTTGAATCATTCCTTGAGCGTCGTAAAAAGGCAAAAGAGCGTGATCATCGAAAGATCGGTCAAGAACTTGATTTATTCTCCATCCCAGATATCACTGGACCAGGACTACCGTTGTATCATCCCGATGGGAAAAAGATACTTAATGAACTTTCATCATTCGCACGGTCACTGAATCTTGAGGCTGGATATGAGCCCGTTGAAACGCCGCATCTCTTTCGGACAGAACTCTGGAAGCAATCAGGGCATTATGAGAATTATGTTGATGATATGTTCTTATTGGATGTGAGCGATGAAGAGTACGGGCTCAAACCAATGAACTGTCCTGGACATGCGACAATTTTTGACCAACACTCATGGTCATATCGCGATTTACCGGTTCGGTACTTTGAGGATGGAAAGGTATATCGCAAAGAGCAACGTGGAGAACTCTCCGGGCTTTCTCGCGTATGGTCATTTACTATCGACGATGGGCATCTATTCTGTCAGCCAGAGCAAATTGAACAGGAGGTCACGCATGTGATGGATGCAATCTACTCAGTGCTTGATACATTTGGGCTGGAAGCACATGTTGCGCTTGCAACGCGACCAGAGAAATCAGTCGGCGGCGATGAGATCTGGGAGAACGCTGAGGCACAACTCCGGTCAGTACTTGAATCACAGAATATTGATTACGATCTTGAACCCGGGGACGGTGCATTTTATGGTCCAAAAATTGACTTTGCATTTGAGGACGCACTTGGTCGACAATGGGACGGACCAACCGTCCAGTTAGATTTCAATATGCCGGATCGGTTTGAATTAACATACACTGGTGAAGATAATACGGATCATCAACCGGTAATGATTCATCGTGCCCTGTATGGATCATATGAACGGTTCTTCATGGTGTTGATTGAGCACTTTAATGGAAAGTTTCCGCTGTGGCTTGCTCCTGATCAGGTCCGAATTCTCCCAATCAGTGATGATCAACTCGGTTACGCACATCGGATTAAGAATGAACTCAGTGATTTCCGTGTCAGCATTGAGGACCGTGCGTGGACACTTGGACGAAAAATCCGTGCAGCACAAGAGGAACGGGTACCCTACATGATTATTATTGGCGATGATGAGGTTTCAACAGAGACGATTTCAGTTCGTGACCGGAAAGAGCGTGAAAAACAGGATGTTGATCTTAGTACGTTTCACTCACATCTCCAGTCTGAGTACGAAAATAAACGACTTGAGCCTGATTTCATCGATATGAATTGATCACATACGGTTGATTACGGAGAATCGAGGAGAAAGCCTCGCGCTTCAGCGCGGGAATGAATCCGACGAACTCTCCACACTCCACCGCCTGATAACATTGCAGGATATTCCACGCTGTGGCAATACCCATACCATTAATTACGAATACTGTCATAGAGTACCTATGGCAAAACAGGTTGTCACGCGCACCTATACTGCTTCCATTCGGAATCAGTCACGGGTGTCCGACGATCTTGATGCCCTTGGGTTCGCAGCCTCGAAACTCTGGAACGTCGGACGGTGGACGTGTAGTCGCATCTGGGGTGAAATCGGTCACATCCCGAACCACACCGAACTCACCGCGTACCTCAAAACCCACGAACGCTACGATGACCTGCATTCGCAGTCAAGTCAGCGAGTCCTTCAAGAACTCGCTGAAGCGTTCAACAGTTGGTACGGCAAACGACGCAACGGAGACATGAGAGCGAACCCGCCCGGCTACCGCAAACATGGTGACGAACACCCACGCAGCACGGTGACGTTCAAAGCCGCTGGCTTCAAACTCGATACCCAGTACAACCGCGTTCGACTCTCTCAAGGCGCAAACCTCAAGAACTATTGGTCGGACTTCATCCTCTGTACATTCCATACTCGCCCCGACGTTGACCTCTCCACCGTAGAGACCGTCCAGCAAGTGAAAGCAGTGTGGACAGGCGACGAATGGGAACTTCGCTTCGTCTGTAAAGTGGAGATTGAGGCATCTGAGTCGCCCGGCGAGAAGACCGTCGGTGTTGATCTCGGTATTAAAAATTTTGCCGCGCTCGCCTACGAGGACGGTCACAGCGAACTGTACCCGCTCAATTGCTTGAAACAGGACGACTATTACTTCAGCAAACGGATTGCTCGGTGTGACGACTCGAACTCCGAGCAGGTCACCCGGCTGAATCATAAGAAGTCGGCTCGTCGCACTCACTATTTCCATACGCTTTCGAAACACATTGTTGAACGGTGTGTTGAGGAAGGCGTTGGAACTATCGTGGTCGGCAATCTCTCCGACATCCGTGTGGATGAGGAGACCAATGAGGCAAAAAACTGGGGTAGGCATGGAAACCTCGATCTCCACTCGTGGGCGTTTGACCGGTTCAGGAAGCTGCTCACCTACAAATCAGAGACGGAAGACATCACGGTTGAGCAGGAGTCTGAGCGCGATACGTCGAAGTCGTGTTCGTGTTGTGGTCGCAAGCGGGATGGGAACCGCGTTGAACGCGGGTTGTACGTCTGCGATACGTGCGGTACAGTGGCGAACGCTGATGTGAACGGGGCCGAGAATATCCGACAGAAAGTATCTCTGAGTTCACCGAATCTGTCGGTGAATAGGAGTAACGGCTGGTTGGCACAGCCATCGACATTCCTGTTCGACAAGGAGACTGGTGCGTTTGCACCTGAAGAACGGGTTAGGTCGTAAACCACAATATCCCAACTCAGCGGTGCGGTGCCGTGGGAATCCTCGCGCTTCAGCGCGGGGAGGATGTCAAATATCTATCTGTAATAGAGGGGATGAGTCAGAAGACAGTATGTGATAATTAATTTTTCTTCATCATATCAGCACATTTTTTCGATTCAATTATCTGTGAAAATCTCATTGTACGATGCCGCGATTGGATAGCGCCATCCACTGTCAAAAGCCTTTGTTGTGACGCGGAGCGCTGGTGGTGTCTGTTTACGCTTAAACTCTGATTGAGTGATATTTTCTACAACTGTTTTGACTTGTTCTTTTGTTGCGTTGGTCTCTTCGACAATCTGTGTGAGCGGATATTTGTCTCCGACATACTGGCTGACGACAGCGTCGGTGATCTCATATGGCGGAATATCATCAACATCAGTTTGTCCCTCAGCAAGTTCTGCTGTCGGCGCTTTTCCTATGACAGAATGAGGGATTGGAGTAGAATCAGCCCATGTTGGGATATCCGTATTGAAATCTTCTGCAAGTGCGTATACACGACGCTTGGTGCAGTCACCAAGGGGTGCAATCGCACCAACCGCATCACCATAGAGTGTACAGTAACCAACTGCTGCTTCGCTTTTATTATCAGGGGTCAACACAAGTGCATCAAGATCATTTGAGACGCCCATCAATAACAAACCACGTACTCGAGCCTGTACATTCTCACGAGTAATCCCCCGAGTATCATCACCTGGTGTGACTCCATTGATTGCATCAAGCAAAGACTGTGAGAGGTGTTCAATCCCGATTTCATCGAATTGTATTCCAAGATTTTGAGCAACCCGCTCTGCATCTGTTCGGTTATTCTCAGTGGTAATAGCGCTCGGTAATGTTATGCCATGAACATTCGATGGACCGATAGCTTCGGCAGCAAGGGCAGCAGTAACTGATGAATCGATTCCACCGGAAAGCCCGATAATAACATCATCAAATCCACTTTTATCGAGGTAATCCCGAATTCCCAGTTCGAGCATCCGTCGGAGTTGTGCCGTCTCAGATGGGGTTGTTCCTGACGTCGAGTTATTCTTCGGCTGACCAATCAATACACGTGGTTCGCCGCTTGTAGCAGAGGCTATCTGAGAACCATCAGAATCAAGTATGAACGATGTGCCATCAAATAGAATGTCATCATTGCCGCCGACTTGGTTGGCAAAAACAACCGGTGCGTCGATGCGCCTAGCATGACGCCCAAATCGATCAAATCGTGCTGAGGATTTATTCACTCGATATGGGCTTGCAGATAGATTAACAAGAAGGTCGACATCTGCGGTTTCATAGGGTGCAATCGGATCTGTTTGATGACGCTGTTGACCAGTTACTTCATGATCATACCAAGCATCTTCACAGATTGTAATCCCGACCGTTGTGTCGTCAATATGAGTTGTCTGCGATTCGGTGCCTCGTGAAAAATAGCGATGTTCGTCGAAGATATCATACGTCGGGAGAAGACGCTTATTATACTGCACAGTAGCTTCTCCATCAACGAAGACTGTTGCACTATTCGTGAGTGGTGGACCGCTCGTGCGGTCTGCAGAGGCGGTGTGTCCGACGATGAGCGGGGGACCCTGTTCGGTGAGATGGCGGAGGGTCTCAAGCGCAGTCTGTTCTGCATCACGCACACGCTGTCGATGGAGGAGATCCCGAGGCGGATACCCCAATAATGCGAGTTCTGGTGTAATAATTAAACCGACACCCGCGTCGGTAGCTTGCTCATATGCTTCGATAATCTGAGTGCAATTGCCAGACACATCACCAACAATGGGGTTATGTTGGACAATGGCAATCTTAATTGGCAGAGACATACTCACTTTTGTGCTTATTCGGGCATAAGTTCATACACTCAATAGCATTGACGAGCGGCTATATATGATATTGTATATGATTGATTCTACAGAGAAAGCAGGCAGAGTGCCTCGGGGCTTGACCCCGGAGCAGTTCACTAGTAATAGGAGTTATCTCTGGTTAGTCGAAATGTGATAGTGGGTACTGAATATCACCCAGAGTTATAATAATCCGGATATACCTCGGTTTAGCCAGTCCGAACGAGTGCTGTTAAGTGGTGGCCGACCGGATTAATCTGCATAATGAGCACAGAGGCCACTATCTCATCGATGTCCGCGTACGCTATTCTTGGGTGCGGAAGTGTCGGTTACGCGGTGGCCGAAGAACTCGTTGAGGAAGGTAGAGATGTTCTCATTCTTGATAAAGATGAGAGTCGTGTTGAGTCGTTGCGTGATCAGGACTTAAACGCCCAACAGACTGATATTTCCGATGAAACTGTGAAAACGGCTGTAGCTGACCGTGAGGTCGTCCTTATTCTCGCATCAGATGTCGAGGCTAATAAAGCTGCAGTCGCAGCAATCCGCGAACAGGATGATGATCAATTTATCGTTGCAAGGGCATCTGATCCGGTAACAGAAGACGAACTCGATGAACTCGGTGCGGATGCTGTAATTAACCCCTCTGAGGTTATCGCCAATTCAGCACTCCGGTCACTCGAATCTGGTGAACTCGAGTATAAGACTGACCAGTTAGCAGCAATACTTGAGTCATCAGCAGATTCCGTTGCGATCCTGACACAAAAAAACCCAGATCCTGATTCAATTGCATCAGCAGCAGCACTAGAGGCGATTGCTGAGTCTCATGATGCTGAGGCAGATATCCTGTATGATGGTGATATTGGTCATCAAGAAAATCGAGCGTTTGTAAACGTGCTTGGGATTAAACTGACATCAGAGTCCAAAGAGCAGACATTGTCCGCATACGATGTTATTGCACTTGTTGATCATGCAGATTTTGAAACTCCTGGATTAGATAGAACAGTCGACATTGTCATCGATCATTGCGAACCTGAGGAGGAAATCGATGCCAGCTTCAGTGATATTCGACCAAGCATGTCAGCTACATCAACTATCCTTACAAAATATCTCCAGGAATTTGATATGAGCCCGACTGAAGTTGTTGCAACAGCGCTTCTGTATGGCATTCGATCGGAAACATTCGACTTTAAACGTGAAACATCGCCTGCAGATCTCACGGCTGCAGCATACCTGTATCCATTCGCAGACCATGACACACTTGAGCAAGTTGAATCACCCTCTATGTCGCCAGAAACCCTGGATATCCTCGCAGAAGGAATCCAGAATCGGGAAGTTCAGGGAAGCCATCTTGTATCAAACGCCGGCTTTGTTCGCGACCGGGATGCACTTGGGCAGGCAGCACAGCACCTACTTAAACTCGAAGGAATCACCACAACAGCTGTTTTTGGTATCGCTGACGATCGGATTTACCTCTCAGCGCGCTCGAAGGATGTCCGTATAGACATTGAGAAGATACTTGAAGATGCATTCGCAGATATCGGCGAGACTGGTGGACACTCCACCCAAGGGGATGTCGAGATTCCACTCGGTATTTTCACTGGGATTGAGACAACCGATGGAAACCGCGATACTCTTCTGCAATTGACCGAGGAAGCTGTCCGACGAAAATTACTTGAAGCAATGGGTGTCGAAGGAGCTGAGAGCGGTAATGGAAGTTAACCGGAGAGCAGAAATCTCTAGATATCACCATGGCTCCTAACGCCACGTCATATTTAATCTAGCTAGTGAATAAATAATCACGCCGACATATTGTAAACTGCCTTGCGGTCAAGCCCCGGGGCAGTCGCGTTGAACCGCCCGTACATATTCATCTGACACGATATTAATAGAAAAGTTGTATTAGCATCAGTAAGATATGATACCGACAGTTATCGGTGTGAGATGTGCGAATATGAGAAAATAAAGAGTGTATTACAGTCACACACGACTCATAGTATCATTCAGCATCACATGTGTTGTATCATGCAACAACAGTGTTACCATCCTCATCATCTTCATCATCTTTCAGCCGTTCGACAACATCAGTGACCAAGACAATATCACCAACCGACCGCACCCATCGATAAGGAACAATGACACCTGTCCCAGGTTCAACTCGGTCGCTAAATAATTCATCATTAAGCTGTGTCAGTGCAAGCCCAGTAATCTCACGTCGATCCTTGAGATCAACGCGAAGGTCTTCCACCTCACCGACAAAAACACCACTATTTGAGTATACTTTATGACCAATCAGTGTCGTGATCTCTTCGATTGTCTCGTCCATATGGCGACTCACGGTGGCATCCATCTTAACAGTTCGTTGTATTTTATCAAGATTCCACGTCATTGTTGTGAAATAGAGCATCCTGTGTAGAAAAAATATAGTAAAATATATTACTTATACAGTGATATAGCCGAGATTACACCATATTAAAACGAGTGATATGTCTATTATCTTGATCGGAATAGAATAATTAGGGATATCAGATTATCACATCAACAATCATCAAATGAGTGTTCGCCTTGAGTTGAGGCTCACAGTGATTAAAGATATATGATCATTCATTGAATTCATTCGCCGTGACGCGGACGACAACCGTTTCTTCGACCTGGCGAAGGTCATACGATGGCAGTGTCTTATAAGAGCTATCTTCGGTTTTAGCACGTCGTGTCACATACATCGGCTCGGTTGGGGAGCCATCGACAACGCCATAGATGGCGAGTCGTTCACCGGTCTTCGATGGTGGAATCTGTTCATCACGGACAGCAGTTGCGAGTGACCGGCTCAACCATTCATCACTCGTAATACTTGGTTCACGAATTATGGTCTGGTCAACGAATCGGAGAAGATACCAATCCAGGTCATTACACAACGAGACTGCTGCACCAAGGCTTACCGTTTCAACTGCCAGAGAATTCCGAAATGGCTCAGCAAACGAATATGTAATAAGTGCCTCTCTTGCTGTCTCCCGAGAGAGGAGTTCATATTGCACATCCGTGCCTTGCTCACCAAGAAGGCAGACGACCGTCACACGATATTTCTCTCATAAGAAAATAAGACGTTATCGTTATAACGGTTACATAGTATATACTATTTTAGTGTTATACTACACCTAGTCTGCATCAAGCCAAAGCGTTGCACACTCCTCATCGCAA from Haloquadratum walsbyi C23 harbors:
- the malQ gene encoding 4-alpha-glucanotransferase, which produces MQFDRQAGVFAHITALPGPHGIGDLGPGARNFLEWLETANQSVWQFCPLGPTAGIHDDSPYQSYSAFAGNPLIISLDDLVADGYLTSEDLKPVPDFSPHEVAYDAVREYKHDRLRIAAKRFQESVGGINIHADTDTTASSGVNDDIAVDVTVTLGDSVDPSQNISTHNQTSIDATAFKPFYHRESHWLTDYALFMALRTSYDGAWTDWPESIRHRDPDALSDQYESLDSEVIYHLIIQFIFDQQWQSLQAAATDRDITLVGDLPIYVALDSADVWATPDVFQLTKDNEPAVVAGVPPSDGDDGQRWGNPVYDWEHLRETEYNWWLHRLDRLFTLVDITRIDHFKGFDAYYAIPVDADTPAAGEWQSVPGYDFFETIREHIGSLPFVVEDLGFIDQALHDLREHFNFPGMRVPHYADWCHEGNMYQPMHYPAQSVAYSSTHDTNTIVGYYDSLSHSQRDCLHYNLGVDGSEINWSIIDAVWRSDAQIGFTTLQDILGLDSHARFNEPGTASGNWQWRCTDSGLDDDLARRLAGLTIEHVRD
- a CDS encoding RNA-guided endonuclease InsQ/TnpB family protein, whose translation is MAKQVVTRTYTASIRNQSRVSDDLDALGFAASKLWNVGRWTCSRIWGEIGHIPNHTELTAYLKTHERYDDLHSQSSQRVLQELAEAFNSWYGKRRNGDMRANPPGYRKHGDEHPRSTVTFKAAGFKLDTQYNRVRLSQGANLKNYWSDFILCTFHTRPDVDLSTVETVQQVKAVWTGDEWELRFVCKVEIEASESPGEKTVGVDLGIKNFAALAYEDGHSELYPLNCLKQDDYYFSKRIARCDDSNSEQVTRLNHKKSARRTHYFHTLSKHIVERCVEEGVGTIVVGNLSDIRVDEETNEAKNWGRHGNLDLHSWAFDRFRKLLTYKSETEDITVEQESERDTSKSCSCCGRKRDGNRVERGLYVCDTCGTVANADVNGAENIRQKVSLSSPNLSVNRSNGWLAQPSTFLFDKETGAFAPEERVRS
- a CDS encoding DUF555 domain-containing protein, coding for MDCSVAVEAAVPVYDVESTDEAVRIAISKTGEMLNPDLSYVEISMGSRHSPSGEELPPAFVAADEALVALELEMTVFNVERTEHASRIARKEIGQRLENIPLKILRIDPIADDDEESPETNSETGSNISSGDESANNTDDDSDGDNLIPEFDELVEES
- the thrS gene encoding threonine--tRNA ligase: MNDITVTLPDGSELSVPADATVEDVAYEIGPGLGRDTIAGVVDGELVDATTSVYNDARVVIVTEQSDEYQRVLRHSAAHVFAQALQREYPDAKLTIGPPTDDGFYYDIASVDLDENDLETIETEMEAIIDADIPITQQYQSREEAFSKYENNPYKCDILETEAADEDPVSFYIQDDFEDLCQGPHVDSTGEIGAITLLNISSAYWRGDEDNDTLTRVYGAAFESESELESFLERRKKAKERDHRKIGQELDLFSIPDITGPGLPLYHPDGKKILNELSSFARSLNLEAGYEPVETPHLFRTELWKQSGHYENYVDDMFLLDVSDEEYGLKPMNCPGHATIFDQHSWSYRDLPVRYFEDGKVYRKEQRGELSGLSRVWSFTIDDGHLFCQPEQIEQEVTHVMDAIYSVLDTFGLEAHVALATRPEKSVGGDEIWENAEAQLRSVLESQNIDYDLEPGDGAFYGPKIDFAFEDALGRQWDGPTVQLDFNMPDRFELTYTGEDNTDHQPVMIHRALYGSYERFFMVLIEHFNGKFPLWLAPDQVRILPISDDQLGYAHRIKNELSDFRVSIEDRAWTLGRKIRAAQEERVPYMIIIGDDEVSTETISVRDRKEREKQDVDLSTFHSHLQSEYENKRLEPDFIDMN
- a CDS encoding NAD+ synthase; translated protein: MSLPIKIAIVQHNPIVGDVSGNCTQIIEAYEQATDAGVGLIITPELALLGYPPRDLLHRQRVRDAEQTALETLRHLTEQGPPLIVGHTASADRTSGPPLTNSATVFVDGEATVQYNKRLLPTYDIFDEHRYFSRGTESQTTHIDDTTVGITICEDAWYDHEVTGQQRHQTDPIAPYETADVDLLVNLSASPYRVNKSSARFDRFGRHARRIDAPVVFANQVGGNDDILFDGTSFILDSDGSQIASATSGEPRVLIGQPKNNSTSGTTPSETAQLRRMLELGIRDYLDKSGFDDVIIGLSGGIDSSVTAALAAEAIGPSNVHGITLPSAITTENNRTDAERVAQNLGIQFDEIGIEHLSQSLLDAINGVTPGDDTRGITRENVQARVRGLLLMGVSNDLDALVLTPDNKSEAAVGYCTLYGDAVGAIAPLGDCTKRRVYALAEDFNTDIPTWADSTPIPHSVIGKAPTAELAEGQTDVDDIPPYEITDAVVSQYVGDKYPLTQIVEETNATKEQVKTVVENITQSEFKRKQTPPALRVTTKAFDSGWRYPIAASYNEIFTDN
- a CDS encoding DNA-3-methyladenine glycosylase family protein, which produces MDYSGFESGAIDLQDIAGPFDLQATLESGQSYLWNRADSGMYDSMSVSGGSNWYETVAPPIDGISDTPIVIRVRQREDQLEWEATGDPVEVLTHLLRLDDDLTSIYDSFPDDELVTTAVDAFHGLRLVRDPPFSTLISFICSAQMRVSRIHQMQLSMADAFGTTHTVGGESFAAFPTPSQLAAQSESALRDLSLGYRASYVQRTAEMVSTGEAHPAIAAERAYEDAREYLTQFVGVGNKVADCVLLFSLDYTEAVPLDTWIQTAIAEHFPACDRDGYVQTSRAIRDRLGGQYAGYAQTYVFYYLRGGGEVSSADTANL